A stretch of the Ornithorhynchus anatinus isolate Pmale09 unplaced genomic scaffold, mOrnAna1.pri.v4 scaffold_83_arrow_ctg1, whole genome shotgun sequence genome encodes the following:
- the AUH gene encoding methylglutaconyl-CoA hydratase, mitochondrial isoform X3: MQLQDGALGARLVALRRVQLQERPLGPRFVALGRKRPPRPPGLWIRTGRFRIGRSDCRSSPWGGWGCLSERSGLDSSACASSAKMGLVETKLAIIPGAGGTQRLPRTVGPALAKELIFSGRLLDGDEARAAGLVTHSPPQNPRGDAAFLRALRLARDFLPQGPVAVRAAKLAIDQGMEVDLATGLAIEEACYAQTVPTKDRLEGLQAFREKRTPRYKGE; this comes from the exons ATGCAACTGCAAGATGGAGCCCTCGGAGCTCGACTTGTTGCCCTGAGGAGGGTCCAGCTGCAGGAGAGACCGCTCGGGCCTCGATTTGTTGCCCTGGGGAGGaagagacccccccgcccccccgggctctGGATTCGAACGGGACGCTTCCGGATCGGCCGCTCGGACTGCCGCTCGTCgccctggggagggtggggctgcCTAAGCGAACGCTCTGGGCTCGACTCGTCGGCCTGCG cGTCCTCTGCGAAGATGGGCCTAGTGGAGACCAAACTGGCCATCATCCCCGGAGCAG GAGGGACGCAGCGCCTGCCGCGGACGGTGGGCCCGGCGCTGGCCAAGGAGCTCATCTTCTCCGGCCGCCTGCTGGACGGCGACGAGGCGCGGGCCGCCGGCCTGGTCACCCACAGCCCCCCGCAGAACCCGCGCGGAGACGCCGCCTTCCTGCGCGCCCTACGCCTCGCCCGCGACTTCCTCCCGCAG GGTCCGGTGGCCGTGAGGGCGGCTAAGCTGGCCATCGACCAAGGGATGGAG gtCGACCTGGCGACCGGACTGGCCATAGAAGAGGCCTGCTACGCTCAG ACCGTCCCCACCAAGGACCGACTGGAGGGGCTCCAGGCCTTCCGCGAGAAGCGCACGCCGCGCTACAAAGGCGAGTAG
- the AUH gene encoding methylglutaconyl-CoA hydratase, mitochondrial isoform X1 translates to MGRVNDDGIVVLGLNRPQAKNALSWNLIKQLSQSLEALKSDKKVRTVIVRSEVPGVFCAGADLKERAKMEAGQVGAFVSKVRGVINELAQLPVPTIAALDGLALGGGLELALACDIRVAASSAKMGLVETKLAIIPGAGGTQRLPRTVGPALAKELIFSGRLLDGDEARAAGLVTHSPPQNPRGDAAFLRALRLARDFLPQGPVAVRAAKLAIDQGMEVDLATGLAIEEACYAQTVPTKDRLEGLQAFREKRTPRYKGE, encoded by the exons GCATCGTCGTGCTCGGCCTCAACCGGCCCCAAGCCAAGAACGCCCTCAGCTGGAACCTCATCAAGCAg CTGTCGCAGTCGCTGGAGGCCCTGAAGTCGGACAAGAAGGTGCGGACGGTCATCGTGCGCAGCGAAGTCCCCGGAGTCTTCTGCGCCG GAGCCGACCTGAAGGAGCGAGCCAAGATGGAGGCCGGACAGGTGGGAGCCTTCGTCTCCAAGGTCCGCGGGGTCATCAACGAGTTGG CGCAGCTCCCGGTGCCGACGATCGCGGCCCTGGACGGGCTGGCCCTGGGCGGGGGGCTGGAGCTGGCCCTGGCCTGTGACATCCGCGTGGCAG cGTCCTCTGCGAAGATGGGCCTAGTGGAGACCAAACTGGCCATCATCCCCGGAGCAG GAGGGACGCAGCGCCTGCCGCGGACGGTGGGCCCGGCGCTGGCCAAGGAGCTCATCTTCTCCGGCCGCCTGCTGGACGGCGACGAGGCGCGGGCCGCCGGCCTGGTCACCCACAGCCCCCCGCAGAACCCGCGCGGAGACGCCGCCTTCCTGCGCGCCCTACGCCTCGCCCGCGACTTCCTCCCGCAG GGTCCGGTGGCCGTGAGGGCGGCTAAGCTGGCCATCGACCAAGGGATGGAG gtCGACCTGGCGACCGGACTGGCCATAGAAGAGGCCTGCTACGCTCAG ACCGTCCCCACCAAGGACCGACTGGAGGGGCTCCAGGCCTTCCGCGAGAAGCGCACGCCGCGCTACAAAGGCGAGTAG
- the AUH gene encoding methylglutaconyl-CoA hydratase, mitochondrial isoform X2, which produces MGRVNDDGIVVLGLNRPQAKNALSWNLIKQLSQSLEALKSDKKVRTVIVRSEVPGVFCAGADLKERAKMEAGQVGAFVSKVRGVINELAQLPVPTIAALDGLALGGGLELALACDIRVAASSAKMGLVETKLAIIPGAGGTQRLPRTVGPALAKELIFSGRLLDGDEARAAGLVTHSPPQNPRGDAAFLRALRLARDFLPQVDLATGLAIEEACYAQTVPTKDRLEGLQAFREKRTPRYKGE; this is translated from the exons GCATCGTCGTGCTCGGCCTCAACCGGCCCCAAGCCAAGAACGCCCTCAGCTGGAACCTCATCAAGCAg CTGTCGCAGTCGCTGGAGGCCCTGAAGTCGGACAAGAAGGTGCGGACGGTCATCGTGCGCAGCGAAGTCCCCGGAGTCTTCTGCGCCG GAGCCGACCTGAAGGAGCGAGCCAAGATGGAGGCCGGACAGGTGGGAGCCTTCGTCTCCAAGGTCCGCGGGGTCATCAACGAGTTGG CGCAGCTCCCGGTGCCGACGATCGCGGCCCTGGACGGGCTGGCCCTGGGCGGGGGGCTGGAGCTGGCCCTGGCCTGTGACATCCGCGTGGCAG cGTCCTCTGCGAAGATGGGCCTAGTGGAGACCAAACTGGCCATCATCCCCGGAGCAG GAGGGACGCAGCGCCTGCCGCGGACGGTGGGCCCGGCGCTGGCCAAGGAGCTCATCTTCTCCGGCCGCCTGCTGGACGGCGACGAGGCGCGGGCCGCCGGCCTGGTCACCCACAGCCCCCCGCAGAACCCGCGCGGAGACGCCGCCTTCCTGCGCGCCCTACGCCTCGCCCGCGACTTCCTCCCGCAG gtCGACCTGGCGACCGGACTGGCCATAGAAGAGGCCTGCTACGCTCAG ACCGTCCCCACCAAGGACCGACTGGAGGGGCTCCAGGCCTTCCGCGAGAAGCGCACGCCGCGCTACAAAGGCGAGTAG